The following proteins are encoded in a genomic region of Hymenobacter siberiensis:
- a CDS encoding ferritin-like domain-containing protein: MKLISLLDQLAAAPATAAPAPRRALLAQLGRAAVAALPLSAAALPAAAAPTDTSYDAVTQLLLLERTQVALYTQGLAATGLIPTAQTADFQRLLAHQTQHAALLLKALQDAGAIVPALPRFDFSGRHNVATNPELFPAVLTSYDAFLALAQQLEDLGVRIYKTYIFTIADPQLLRAALRIHAVEAEHSAHIRGLRKGRGAVVQYWPSEEDATIVRPTAAQGLTTAATGGEETGVQYVTPGVPVPFASFLLIRANTAIHDPALAEAFDEPVSSTVAQTALNLFV, from the coding sequence ATGAAGCTGATTTCCCTTCTCGACCAACTGGCGGCCGCACCAGCCACTGCCGCGCCGGCCCCCCGCCGCGCCCTGCTGGCCCAGCTGGGCCGCGCCGCCGTGGCGGCACTGCCGCTGAGTGCCGCAGCCCTGCCCGCCGCCGCCGCGCCTACGGATACGTCGTACGATGCCGTAACGCAGCTGCTCTTGCTCGAGCGTACTCAGGTGGCGCTTTATACCCAGGGCCTGGCCGCTACCGGCCTAATTCCTACGGCCCAAACTGCCGATTTCCAGCGCCTGCTGGCCCACCAGACCCAGCACGCCGCCCTGCTGCTGAAAGCCCTCCAGGATGCCGGAGCAATTGTGCCGGCCCTGCCCCGGTTCGATTTCAGCGGCCGGCATAATGTAGCCACCAACCCGGAGTTGTTCCCGGCCGTGCTCACCAGCTACGATGCCTTCCTGGCCCTGGCCCAGCAGCTGGAAGACCTGGGTGTGCGCATCTACAAAACCTACATATTCACCATCGCCGACCCGCAGCTACTCCGAGCCGCCCTGCGCATTCACGCCGTTGAGGCCGAGCATTCGGCCCACATTCGGGGGCTGCGCAAGGGCCGGGGCGCGGTAGTGCAGTACTGGCCCAGCGAGGAAGATGCCACCATTGTGCGGCCCACTGCCGCGCAGGGCCTGACCACTGCCGCCACCGGCGGCGAGGAAACCGGCGTCCAGTACGTGACGCCGGGGGTGCCAGTGCCGTTCGCTTCGTTCCTACTCATCAGGGCCAATACGGCTATTCACGACCCCGCTCTGGCTGAGGCTTTTGATGAGCCCGTAAGCAGCACAGTAGCCCAGACCGCACTTAATCTGTTCGTCTGA
- a CDS encoding APC family permease, with protein MPTPLPAVHHKKLNQLEATAICGNDISSSCLYVSALSIGFAGQYAWIALLIVAGLLYLFRKIYGEVVGALPLNGGAYNVLLNTTSKSNAAIAACLTILSYMATAVLSAGEGMNYLYLIAPIPHLPVLWATAGLLVFFLLLTSAGMSESAIVAVVIFIAHLISLTLLVLAGGWFVWQHGLTTLHLNYAQPVVGGSILVALFLGFSAAMLGISGFESSANFVEEQAPGVFLKTLRNMWLVVSFFNPVIALLAVAVVPLATVGEHQETLLSYLGQQTGGPWLATVISIDAVTVLSGAVLTSFVGVSGLIKRMALDRIWPQFFLKENRRGANYIILTIFFALCVSILAITQGELETLAGVYTISFLAVMAFFAVGNFLLKVKRGKLPRPVYAGVFSVFLALVGVLAGLYGNIQKNPAYLVVFLQYFIPSALIVYAMLERIAILNLVLAGATSFYEGFRRAAISSQVTIRRLVHDLNKQEFVYFTKGDNVANLNKVMTYVEENEFTNRLKIVMLLKLDQAVPEGLLTDLNVLDRAYPNIHMEFVTRIGTFGPELIDELSQEWSIPKNFMFIGSPGDKFPYQISELGGVRLII; from the coding sequence ATGCCCACTCCCCTACCTGCCGTTCATCATAAAAAGCTGAATCAGCTGGAAGCCACGGCCATTTGCGGCAACGACATTTCGTCGTCGTGCCTCTACGTGTCGGCGCTTTCCATCGGCTTTGCCGGGCAATACGCCTGGATTGCGCTACTCATTGTGGCGGGCCTGCTGTACCTGTTCCGCAAGATTTACGGCGAGGTAGTGGGCGCCCTGCCCCTCAACGGCGGCGCCTACAACGTGCTGCTAAACACCACCAGCAAGAGCAATGCCGCCATTGCGGCCTGCCTCACCATCCTCTCCTACATGGCCACGGCGGTGCTGAGCGCGGGCGAGGGCATGAACTACCTGTACCTGATTGCCCCCATTCCGCACCTGCCGGTGCTGTGGGCCACGGCCGGGCTGCTGGTGTTTTTCCTGCTGCTCACGTCGGCGGGCATGTCGGAATCGGCCATCGTGGCGGTGGTCATTTTTATTGCCCACCTCATATCGCTCACGCTGCTGGTGCTGGCGGGCGGGTGGTTTGTGTGGCAGCACGGCCTCACCACGCTGCACCTCAACTATGCGCAGCCGGTGGTGGGCGGCAGCATCCTGGTGGCGCTATTCCTGGGGTTTAGCGCGGCCATGCTGGGCATTTCGGGCTTCGAAAGCTCGGCCAACTTCGTGGAGGAGCAGGCTCCCGGCGTGTTCCTCAAAACGCTGCGCAACATGTGGCTGGTGGTGAGCTTCTTCAACCCGGTGATTGCCCTGCTGGCGGTGGCCGTGGTGCCGCTGGCCACGGTGGGCGAGCACCAGGAAACCCTGCTTTCTTACCTGGGCCAGCAAACCGGCGGCCCCTGGCTGGCCACGGTTATATCCATCGATGCCGTGACGGTGCTTTCCGGGGCCGTGCTCACGAGCTTCGTGGGCGTGAGCGGCCTGATAAAGCGCATGGCGCTGGACCGCATCTGGCCGCAGTTTTTCCTCAAGGAAAACCGCCGGGGAGCCAACTACATCATCCTGACCATTTTTTTCGCGCTGTGCGTGTCCATTCTGGCCATTACGCAGGGCGAGCTCGAAACGCTGGCGGGCGTGTACACTATCTCCTTTTTGGCGGTAATGGCCTTTTTCGCCGTCGGCAACTTCCTGCTGAAGGTGAAGCGCGGCAAACTGCCGCGGCCGGTGTACGCGGGCGTGTTCAGCGTATTTCTGGCCCTGGTGGGCGTGCTGGCCGGCCTGTATGGCAACATTCAGAAGAATCCGGCCTACCTGGTGGTATTCCTGCAGTACTTCATTCCGTCGGCCCTCATCGTGTATGCCATGCTGGAGCGCATTGCCATTCTCAACCTGGTGCTGGCCGGGGCTACGTCGTTCTACGAGGGGTTCCGGCGGGCGGCCATCAGCAGCCAGGTCACCATCCGACGCCTGGTACATGACCTTAACAAACAAGAGTTTGTGTATTTCACGAAGGGCGATAACGTGGCCAACCTCAACAAGGTGATGACCTACGTGGAGGAAAATGAATTCACCAACCGCCTCAAAATCGTGATGCTGCTGAAACTCGACCAAGCCGTGCCCGAGGGCCTGCTCACCGACCTGAACGTGCTGGACCGCGCCTACCCCAACATTCACATGGAGTTTGTGACGCGCATCGGCACCTTCGGCCCGGAGCTGATTGACGAGCTGTCGCAAGAATGGAGCATCCCAAAAAACTTCATGTTCATCGGCTCGCCCGGCGACAAGTTCCCCTACCAGATTTCGGAGCTGGGCGGCGTGCGCCTCATCATCTGA
- a CDS encoding ferritin-like domain-containing protein — MSDHTFLPAWREQSLGRRVFLRVSAASAASVALIAAGCSTTIVTPTPADPYQLALPTGDPGLLYYAYLMALAQTTLYQKVMDAPPTDLTAAERAVFVDLRDHKVVHQQTIRYLIDPTGINQLLPTDFTFSLSKFTLTTRAGVLAAAQQLADLAAAAYPVLLPLFTSSSIPKRTLLLKMSSVQARHAAAVRDLLTPGSFANSDVVDSAGQLLTKTPTEVTAALAPYFAPYVISVAGLAVPV; from the coding sequence ATGTCTGACCACACTTTTTTGCCCGCCTGGCGGGAGCAGTCGCTGGGGCGACGCGTGTTTCTACGGGTTTCGGCGGCTTCGGCAGCCTCAGTGGCCCTGATTGCGGCGGGTTGCTCCACCACCATCGTTACTCCCACCCCCGCCGACCCCTACCAGCTGGCGCTGCCAACCGGCGACCCGGGCCTGTTGTACTACGCCTACCTGATGGCCCTGGCCCAGACCACCCTCTACCAGAAGGTGATGGATGCCCCGCCCACCGACCTGACCGCCGCCGAGCGCGCCGTTTTTGTCGACCTGCGCGACCATAAAGTGGTGCACCAGCAAACCATCCGCTACCTCATCGACCCCACGGGCATCAATCAACTGCTGCCCACCGATTTTACATTCAGCCTCAGCAAGTTCACGCTGACCACCCGCGCCGGCGTACTGGCTGCCGCCCAGCAGCTGGCCGACCTGGCCGCCGCGGCCTACCCCGTGCTGCTGCCTTTGTTCACCAGCAGCAGCATTCCGAAGCGCACGCTGCTCCTCAAAATGTCATCGGTGCAGGCCCGCCACGCGGCGGCCGTGCGCGACCTGCTCACGCCCGGCTCGTTTGCCAACAGCGACGTGGTGGACAGCGCCGGCCAGCTGCTCACCAAAACCCCTACCGAAGTGACGGCGGCCCTGGCCCCCTACTTCGCTCCTTACGTTATTTCCGTGGCCGGCCTGGCTGTTCCTGTATGA
- the queG gene encoding tRNA epoxyqueuosine(34) reductase QueG: MLPQSQWAPFIKRRAAELGFMACGISKAEFLEEEAPRLETWLTRRMNGKMGYMENHFDKRLDPRLLVDGAKSVISLLLNYYPAPETQQPDDTLKISKYAYGRDYHFVIKDKMKTLLADMEAEIGAIGGRCFVDSAPVLDKAWAKKSGLGWVGKNANLITPGHGSFYFIAELIVDVELPADGPIRDYCGTCTKCVDACPTQAITEPYVVDGSKCISYFTIELKDQIPTEVAGQFGNWVFGCDICQDVCPWNRFSKPHNEPQFNPAPGLKDLTPGDWREITHELFTELFRQSAVKRTGYEGLKRNIRFVTDVR; the protein is encoded by the coding sequence ATGCTTCCCCAATCCCAATGGGCACCCTTCATCAAGCGCCGCGCGGCAGAGCTCGGCTTCATGGCCTGCGGCATATCAAAGGCGGAATTCCTGGAAGAGGAAGCCCCGCGCCTCGAAACCTGGCTCACGCGCCGCATGAACGGCAAGATGGGCTACATGGAAAACCACTTCGACAAGCGCCTCGACCCGCGCCTGCTGGTGGATGGGGCCAAATCGGTGATTTCGCTGCTGCTCAACTACTACCCCGCGCCCGAAACCCAGCAGCCCGACGACACCCTTAAAATCAGTAAATACGCCTATGGCCGCGATTATCACTTCGTCATTAAAGACAAGATGAAAACGCTGCTGGCCGATATGGAAGCCGAGATTGGGGCCATTGGTGGGCGCTGCTTCGTCGATTCCGCGCCGGTATTGGATAAGGCATGGGCCAAGAAATCGGGCCTCGGCTGGGTAGGTAAAAACGCGAACCTAATAACGCCTGGCCACGGCTCGTTCTACTTCATTGCCGAGTTGATTGTGGACGTGGAACTACCCGCCGACGGCCCCATCCGGGACTACTGCGGCACCTGCACCAAGTGCGTAGACGCCTGCCCTACCCAGGCCATCACCGAGCCCTACGTGGTGGACGGCAGCAAGTGCATCAGCTACTTCACCATCGAGCTCAAGGACCAGATTCCGACCGAAGTAGCCGGGCAATTCGGCAACTGGGTGTTCGGTTGCGACATCTGCCAGGACGTGTGCCCGTGGAACCGCTTCTCGAAGCCGCACAATGAGCCCCAGTTCAACCCCGCGCCGGGCCTGAAAGACCTGACGCCCGGCGACTGGCGCGAAATCACCCACGAATTATTCACGGAGCTGTTCCGGCAGTCGGCCGTGAAACGCACGGGCTACGAAGGCCTGAAACGGAACATCAGGTTTGTAACAGATGTGCGGTAA
- a CDS encoding acyl-CoA dehydrogenase family protein, translated as MSSEADVLSPEAKAHTAQKGSTNANGFTDYFDLDGLLTEEHLLIRQSIRDFVKKEISPNIEKWAQDAHFPSEIVRKFGDVGAFGPTIPQEYGGGGMDYISYGLIMQEIERGDSGMRSTASVQGSLVMFPIYAYGSEEQRHKYLPKLASGEWLGCFGLTEPDHGSNPGGMTTNIKDMGDHYLLNGAKMWISNSPECQVAVVWAKNEQGRIKGVIVERGMEGFSTPEIHNKWSLRASTTGELVFEDVKIPKENILPNIDGLKGPLSCLDSARFGIAWGAIGAAIDCYESALKYSLQREQFGQPIGGFQLQQKKLAEMITEITKAQLMAWRLGVLKNEGKATSSQISMAKRNSVEMALHVAREARQIHGGMGITGEYPIMRHMMNLESVVTYEGTHDIHLLITGADITGIQAFK; from the coding sequence ATGTCCTCCGAAGCCGACGTTCTCTCCCCCGAAGCCAAAGCCCACACCGCCCAGAAAGGCAGTACCAACGCCAACGGCTTCACCGATTATTTCGACCTCGACGGTCTGCTGACCGAGGAGCACCTGCTCATCCGCCAGTCCATCCGCGACTTCGTGAAGAAGGAAATCAGCCCCAACATCGAGAAATGGGCGCAGGACGCGCATTTTCCGAGCGAAATCGTGCGCAAGTTTGGCGACGTGGGTGCCTTCGGTCCCACCATCCCGCAGGAATACGGCGGCGGCGGCATGGACTACATCAGCTACGGCCTCATCATGCAGGAAATCGAGCGCGGCGATTCTGGCATGCGCTCCACGGCCTCGGTGCAGGGCTCGCTGGTGATGTTCCCCATCTACGCCTACGGCTCGGAAGAACAGCGCCACAAGTACCTGCCCAAGCTCGCCAGCGGCGAGTGGCTGGGCTGCTTCGGCCTCACCGAGCCCGACCACGGCTCAAACCCCGGCGGCATGACCACCAACATCAAGGACATGGGCGACCATTACCTGCTGAACGGCGCCAAGATGTGGATTTCGAACTCGCCCGAGTGCCAGGTGGCCGTTGTCTGGGCCAAAAATGAGCAGGGCCGCATCAAAGGCGTCATCGTGGAGCGCGGCATGGAAGGCTTCAGCACGCCCGAAATCCACAACAAGTGGAGCCTGCGCGCCAGCACCACCGGCGAGCTGGTGTTTGAGGACGTGAAAATCCCTAAAGAGAATATTCTGCCCAACATCGACGGCCTGAAAGGCCCGCTCTCCTGCCTCGATTCGGCCCGCTTCGGCATTGCCTGGGGTGCCATCGGCGCGGCCATCGACTGCTACGAGTCGGCCCTGAAATACTCGCTCCAGCGCGAGCAGTTCGGCCAGCCCATCGGCGGCTTCCAGCTCCAGCAGAAGAAACTGGCCGAAATGATTACCGAAATTACCAAAGCCCAGCTTATGGCCTGGCGCTTGGGCGTGCTCAAAAACGAAGGCAAAGCCACCAGCTCCCAAATCAGCATGGCCAAACGCAACAGCGTCGAAATGGCCCTGCACGTGGCCCGCGAAGCCCGCCAGATTCACGGCGGCATGGGCATCACCGGCGAGTACCCCATCATGCGCCACATGATGAACCTGGAATCGGTGGTGACCTACGAAGGCACCCACGACATTCACCTGCTGATTACGGGCGCGGACATTACGGGTATTCAGGCGTTTAAGTAA
- a CDS encoding HIRAN domain-containing protein — MMKIVPATEPLVLLECLVAGTSHRPNLEKYEPELEVGQALLLTREADSHYDDWAVQVHTAPATDPANVWLGYLPEGRNETVARLLDAGKHLSARLNHKSWETDWLHLDIEVLLHE; from the coding sequence ATGATGAAAATCGTACCCGCTACCGAACCCCTCGTGCTGCTCGAATGCCTCGTGGCCGGCACCTCGCACCGCCCCAATCTGGAGAAATACGAGCCCGAGCTAGAGGTCGGTCAGGCCCTGCTGCTCACCCGCGAGGCCGATAGCCACTACGACGACTGGGCCGTGCAGGTGCACACTGCCCCCGCCACCGACCCGGCCAACGTGTGGCTCGGCTACCTGCCCGAGGGCCGCAACGAAACCGTGGCGCGCTTGCTCGATGCCGGCAAGCACCTTTCGGCCCGCCTCAATCACAAATCTTGGGAAACCGACTGGCTGCACCTTGATATTGAAGTGCTGCTGCACGAGTAG
- the ruvB gene encoding Holliday junction branch migration DNA helicase RuvB, producing the protein MREAYLTGDNEHFDATDKDIDKALRPLSFDDFTGQEKILENLKVFVAAAKLRGDALDHVLLHGPPGLGKTTLSHIIANELGSGIKMTSGPVLDKPSDLAGLLTNLEPHDVLFIDEIHRLNPVVEEYLYSAMEDYRIDIMLDSGPNARSVQISLSPFTLVGATTRSGMLTAPLRARFGISARLEYYDSKLLTTIVLRSAEILGTPIHDDAAFEIARRSRGTPRIANNLLRRTRDFAQIKGDGTITVEIAQFALNALDVDARGLDDMDKRILTTIIDKFKGGPVGISTIATACGEEGETIEEVYEPFLIQEGYIKRTSRGREATEAAYQHLGRLLPQQMRGNSGSLFDEITS; encoded by the coding sequence ATGCGCGAAGCCTATCTCACCGGCGACAACGAGCACTTCGATGCCACCGATAAGGACATTGACAAGGCCCTGCGGCCGCTCAGTTTCGATGATTTCACGGGTCAGGAGAAGATTCTGGAGAATCTGAAAGTCTTCGTGGCCGCCGCCAAGCTGCGCGGCGATGCCCTCGACCACGTCCTGCTGCACGGCCCCCCTGGCCTGGGCAAAACCACCCTCTCCCACATCATTGCCAATGAGTTGGGCTCGGGCATCAAGATGACCAGCGGCCCGGTGCTGGATAAGCCCTCCGACCTGGCCGGCCTGCTCACCAATCTGGAGCCGCACGATGTGCTGTTCATCGACGAGATTCACCGCCTGAACCCTGTGGTGGAAGAGTACCTATACTCGGCGATGGAGGACTACCGCATCGACATCATGCTCGATTCGGGCCCCAACGCCCGCTCGGTGCAGATTTCGCTCTCGCCCTTCACCCTGGTGGGCGCTACCACGCGCTCGGGCATGCTCACGGCTCCGCTGCGTGCCCGCTTCGGCATCTCGGCCCGCCTGGAGTATTATGATTCCAAGCTGCTGACCACCATCGTGCTGCGTTCGGCCGAGATTCTTGGTACGCCCATTCACGACGACGCCGCGTTTGAAATTGCCCGGCGCTCGCGCGGCACACCCCGCATTGCCAACAACCTGCTGCGCCGCACCCGCGACTTTGCCCAAATCAAGGGCGATGGCACCATCACGGTCGAAATCGCGCAGTTCGCCCTCAATGCCCTCGATGTGGACGCCCGCGGCCTCGACGACATGGACAAGCGCATCCTGACCACCATCATCGATAAGTTCAAGGGTGGCCCGGTGGGCATCAGCACCATCGCCACCGCGTGCGGCGAGGAGGGCGAAACCATTGAGGAAGTGTACGAGCCCTTCCTGATTCAGGAAGGCTACATCAAGCGCACTTCGCGGGGCCGGGAGGCCACGGAGGCCGCATACCAGCACCTGGGCCGCCTGCTGCCCCAGCAGATGCGCGGTAACTCAGGCAGCTTGTTTGACGAGATAACGTCGTAG